GACGCCGGCTGTTCGGTTTCGCGCCTGACCGCCTGTCCAGGCCTCTTCCTGCTCATGACTTCGCGTCCTCGCTGGTCTGCAGTATCCGCAGCACCAACCGGGTGAAATCGATACCGGCCTCTCGCGCCGCCATCGGTACCAGGCTGTGATCCGTCATGCCGGGCACGGTGTTGACCTCGATGAACCAGGGCCGCCTCTGCTCATCCAGCATCAGGTCCACCCGGCCCCAGCCACTGGCCGCAACTGCGGCGAAGGCGGCGCGGGACTGCGCCTGAAGTTCGGCCTCCTGCGCTGCGGGCAGACCGCAGGGGCACAGGTAGCGGGTGTCATTGGCGCTGTACTTGGCGGCATAGTCATAGAAGCTGTGCGGCGTCTCCAGTCTGATCAGGGGCAGCGCTTCCCTGCCCAGCAGCGCGGCCGTGTATTCGTCGCCCTCGATCCAGCGCTCGACCAGCACATCGCAATCGAACTGCGCGGCCTCACGCCAGGCCGCGGGCAGATCCGCCGGTGTCTCGACCCGGCTCATGCCCAGACTGGAGCCTTCGTGCGCCGGCTTGACGATGACCGGAAACCTCAACTGTTCCTGCGCCTGCTGCAGGCCGGATTCGTCATTGACCACCGCGAACTCCGGCGTCGGGATGCCGGCCGACTGCCAGATCCGCTTGGTGCGGATCTTGTCCATGCCCAGGGCCGAACCCAACACGCCACTGCCGGTATAGGGCAGCCCGAGGGTCTGCAGCGCGCCCTGCATCACGCCGTCCTCGCCGCCGCGCCCGTGCAGGGCGATGAAGGCGCGATCGAAGCCTTCCGTTTCCAGTCGCCGCAGCACACCCGGTTCGGCCGGATCGAGTGGGTGGGCATCGACCCCCGCCCCGATCAGGGCGGCATGTACGGCGCGGCCGCTCCTGAGCGATATCTCGCGCTCGGCCGAACTGCCGCCCAGCAACACCGCCACCTTGCCGAAGGCGACCGGGTCGACTGTGGTCTGCGTGGCATTCATGCACCATCCTCCGTCGCTGCGATGCCGATGATGCGCACCTCGGTCTGCAGTTCGACCCCCGTCTGTTCCGCCACCCGACGCTGCACATGGCCGATCAGCCGCTCGATCTCGGCCGCTGTGGCAGCGCCGGCATTGATGATGAAATTGGCGTGCTTGTCCGACACGCAGGCACCGCCGATGCAGTATCCCTTCAGGCCGCAGGCCTCGATCAGGCGTGCCGCGTGATCGTTCGGCGGATTGCGGAATACCGAGCCGCAGCTGGGCTGGCTGGTCGGCTGGGTCTCGCCGCGCCGGGCCAGCAGCTGCCTGACATTCTCCTGTGCGGCGGCGGTCTCGCCCGGCGGAAAACGCATATGGGCGGCAACGAACCACTCACCCGCCGGACCCTGCACCGTGCGATAGCCCACCCTGTATTCGCCGGCTTCGCGTCGCCGGATCCGGCCGTGACGGTCGATGGTCTCCACCGCCACCACCCGCTCCCAGGTCTCGCCGCCGAAGGCCCCGGCATTCATTGCCAGCGCCCCGCCCACAGTGCCGGGGATCCCGGCCAGGAACTCGCCGCCCGCCAGGCCGTTGCGGCCGCAGAAGCGGGCCAGCTTGGCGCAGCTCACACCGGCCTCGGCCCGCACCTGCCCGTCGCCCTGCAACTCCATCCGGTTCAGGCCGCTGAAGGGTGCGATCACCACGCCCGGAATGCCGCCGTCGCGAACCAGCAGGTTACTGCCGAGCCCGACCCAGACAATCTCCTCGCCCTCCGCCAGCGCGGCCAGGAAGGCCGCCAGATCCTCGAGATCGGCCGGCTGGTACCAGACCCGCGC
This sequence is a window from Thiohalobacter thiocyanaticus. Protein-coding genes within it:
- a CDS encoding D-alanine--D-alanine ligase, producing MNATQTTVDPVAFGKVAVLLGGSSAEREISLRSGRAVHAALIGAGVDAHPLDPAEPGVLRRLETEGFDRAFIALHGRGGEDGVMQGALQTLGLPYTGSGVLGSALGMDKIRTKRIWQSAGIPTPEFAVVNDESGLQQAQEQLRFPVIVKPAHEGSSLGMSRVETPADLPAAWREAAQFDCDVLVERWIEGDEYTAALLGREALPLIRLETPHSFYDYAAKYSANDTRYLCPCGLPAAQEAELQAQSRAAFAAVAASGWGRVDLMLDEQRRPWFIEVNTVPGMTDHSLVPMAAREAGIDFTRLVLRILQTSEDAKS
- the murB gene encoding UDP-N-acetylmuramate dehydrogenase, which translates into the protein MAASTHKPEPRGVLRLDEPMARHTTWRVGGPARVWYQPADLEDLAAFLAALAEGEEIVWVGLGSNLLVRDGGIPGVVIAPFSGLNRMELQGDGQVRAEAGVSCAKLARFCGRNGLAGGEFLAGIPGTVGGALAMNAGAFGGETWERVVAVETIDRHGRIRRREAGEYRVGYRTVQGPAGEWFVAAHMRFPPGETAAAQENVRQLLARRGETQPTSQPSCGSVFRNPPNDHAARLIEACGLKGYCIGGACVSDKHANFIINAGAATAAEIERLIGHVQRRVAEQTGVELQTEVRIIGIAATEDGA